From the genome of Gracilibacillus salitolerans, one region includes:
- a CDS encoding bifunctional folylpolyglutamate synthase/dihydrofolate synthase: MMESVRDLEHFFASRRTLGIKPGLERLDYLLEQVNHPQKSIPTIHIAGTNGKGSTLTYLKEVLMESGYTVGTFQSPGLPSILDHIAINNQSITTQEFIDILHPLLPIIEEMDHQNLAPSEYEILMVITFLFLQDNIDIAVIETAMGGREDVTNRVEPLLTIITTIAFDHTSFLGNTLKDIAAHKAGIIKEKVPVISGDLVDEALQVVKEEARKQSAPLYLYGKEFWTEEIDRNLFRWNNGSKSYVIDLSMKGRHQIMNASLAIQALDLLQDKGFTIDAIAMKKALYRAKLANRMEIIKENPMIIADGAHNVQSVHKLVETIQEENIEGRVKVLFSAFRDKEIAMMIMELSKLTDEIVVTTFNHPRALSESEIPNHIFYIEDAKQALDKLLVSSNLNDLIVITGSLHFVESAKRLVQK, encoded by the coding sequence ATGATGGAATCTGTACGGGATTTGGAACATTTTTTTGCATCAAGACGAACGTTAGGTATAAAGCCTGGATTAGAACGATTAGATTATTTATTAGAACAAGTCAATCATCCGCAAAAGTCGATACCAACTATCCATATTGCCGGTACGAATGGGAAAGGTTCTACGTTGACCTATTTAAAAGAAGTGTTAATGGAGAGTGGATACACTGTAGGTACATTTCAGTCACCAGGTCTCCCTAGTATTCTGGACCATATCGCGATTAATAATCAATCTATTACAACACAGGAATTTATCGATATACTTCATCCTCTTTTACCAATAATTGAAGAAATGGATCATCAAAACCTAGCCCCATCTGAATACGAGATATTAATGGTTATTACATTTTTATTTCTCCAAGATAATATCGATATTGCTGTGATCGAAACTGCTATGGGGGGGCGGGAGGACGTAACCAATCGAGTCGAGCCGCTTCTAACCATTATTACAACAATTGCATTTGATCATACAAGCTTTTTAGGTAATACACTAAAAGATATTGCAGCTCATAAAGCTGGAATTATCAAGGAAAAGGTACCAGTTATATCTGGTGATTTAGTCGATGAAGCTTTACAAGTCGTGAAAGAAGAAGCTCGTAAACAAAGTGCGCCCTTATATCTATATGGCAAAGAGTTTTGGACAGAGGAAATAGATAGGAACCTTTTCCGCTGGAATAATGGTTCCAAGTCTTATGTTATTGATCTATCAATGAAAGGACGTCACCAAATAATGAATGCATCGTTAGCTATACAAGCCTTGGATTTATTGCAAGATAAAGGATTTACAATCGATGCGATAGCGATGAAAAAAGCGTTGTATCGAGCAAAACTAGCTAACCGTATGGAAATTATTAAAGAGAATCCAATGATTATTGCTGATGGTGCACACAATGTCCAAAGTGTTCACAAGTTAGTAGAAACGATTCAGGAAGAAAATATAGAAGGTCGTGTCAAAGTCTTATTCAGTGCCTTTCGTGATAAAGAGATTGCCATGATGATTATGGAACTATCGAAGCTCACGGACGAGATTGTCGTAACTACTTTCAATCATCCAAGAGCATTATCAGAAAGTGAAATCCCCAATCATATCTTCTATATAGAGGATGCTAAACAAGCACTGGATAAACTATTAGTTTCTAGTAATCTAAATGACTTGATAGTGATTACAGGTTCACTTCATTTTGTCGAAAGTGCAAAGAGATTAGTTCAAAAGTAA
- a CDS encoding prepilin peptidase — protein MDIYYSGLCFVFGLVLGSFYNVVGLRIPQHTFLSSSRSVCPACNHTLKWYELIPVLSFLIQRGKCRQCQQSISYLYPTVELITGLSFLLSYLHLGITLDLWITFSLISLFSIILVTDLRFMIIPNKILLFFLPVFILFRICQPLEPWWSGITGAIAGYGIIALIIILSRGGMGAGDMKLFGLLGLLLGFPNILLAFFMAILIGLLSSSVILFKRGCKEKQEVAFGPAIVSGAIITFLFGDNLIGAYMNLFW, from the coding sequence ATGGATATATATTATAGTGGGTTATGTTTTGTTTTTGGTTTAGTATTAGGCTCTTTTTATAATGTAGTTGGTCTTAGAATTCCACAACATACGTTTTTATCCTCATCACGATCTGTATGCCCGGCATGTAACCACACATTAAAATGGTATGAGTTAATACCTGTTCTTTCTTTTTTAATACAAAGAGGAAAATGCCGCCAGTGCCAACAATCGATATCTTATCTCTATCCAACTGTTGAATTGATCACAGGGCTTAGTTTCCTATTAAGTTATTTGCATTTGGGAATAACATTAGACTTATGGATTACCTTCAGTTTAATCAGCTTATTCTCGATTATATTAGTAACAGACCTTCGTTTTATGATAATCCCCAATAAAATTCTACTATTTTTTTTGCCTGTCTTTATTTTGTTTCGAATATGCCAGCCTCTTGAACCATGGTGGTCCGGTATTACTGGTGCTATAGCTGGGTACGGTATTATCGCACTAATTATAATTCTTAGTAGAGGTGGGATGGGTGCTGGAGATATGAAATTGTTTGGGTTACTAGGATTATTATTAGGGTTTCCAAACATACTACTTGCTTTTTTTATGGCAATATTAATCGGTTTATTATCGAGCAGCGTGATCCTTTTTAAAAGAGGATGTAAAGAAAAACAAGAAGTAGCTTTCGGCCCGGCGATTGTATCAGGTGCTATCATAACCTTTTTGTTCGGTGATAATCTTATTGGCGCTTATATGAATTTGTTTTGGTAG
- a CDS encoding LexA family protein — protein MDNFYKKLGGRINFYRKSSGETLEQLGEKIGVGKSTIRKYEKGMIKVSHDRLEQIAKALDVDVSLLYGEEISNDVVDVPLYGSISCGNGSVIFEEKESYVTSPKDWVDKGLYFYLTAQGDSMIGAKIHEGDLLLIQRTEEVENGEIAAVVVENECVLKRVYRDNGSFTLISENPNYKPIHFNPNTDKNIRIIGKLKKAITQF, from the coding sequence ATGGATAATTTTTATAAGAAACTAGGTGGCAGAATTAATTTTTATAGAAAGTCTTCTGGTGAAACATTAGAGCAACTAGGCGAAAAAATTGGAGTTGGGAAATCCACAATTAGAAAGTATGAAAAGGGAATGATAAAAGTTTCCCATGATAGATTAGAACAAATAGCTAAAGCATTAGATGTAGATGTTTCATTATTATATGGAGAAGAAATTTCAAATGATGTTGTGGATGTTCCATTATACGGTAGTATTTCTTGCGGTAATGGGTCTGTAATTTTTGAAGAAAAGGAGAGTTATGTTACTTCTCCTAAAGATTGGGTAGATAAGGGATTGTATTTTTATCTAACTGCACAAGGAGACAGTATGATTGGAGCAAAAATACACGAAGGTGACCTTTTGCTTATTCAACGAACAGAAGAAGTCGAAAACGGAGAAATTGCTGCTGTAGTTGTTGAAAACGAATGTGTATTAAAAAGAGTATATAGAGATAATGGGTCCTTCACTTTAATTAGTGAGAACCCTAATTATAAACCAATTCACTTTAACCCTAACACAGATAAGAACATTCGTATCATAGGAAAATTAAAAAAAGCTATTACACAATTTTAA
- a CDS encoding YjcZ family sporulation protein, with protein sequence MGASYGYGGGFALIVVLFILLIIIGASYGGGYGGYGY encoded by the coding sequence ATGGGTGCTAGCTATGGATATGGTGGTGGTTTTGCACTGATTGTAGTATTGTTTATCCTATTAATTATCATAGGTGCTTCCTACGGTGGTGGCTATGGAGGTTACGGATATTAA
- a CDS encoding tyrosine-type recombinase/integrase, with translation MASYEDLGFGKFKIYVELGYDERGKRNRRTKTITATSQRDLNKKIRDFEIKCFNEKDEPIDKITFSSFVEKWIKNHVEPNLTLTSKETYAYLLNECGVLDHFGNMKLKDIKKFHIVEYLANEQANHKPSIPNKYLLLKSIFARALEWDVIHLNPTAGIKEPKREKKKVDYYNEEELNHLFKVLDDCYPKHRIMIKLAAIGGLRRGEILGIREESLDFENNTIYIDKQLRYDKKKKKFYLAPVKNKKPRTVYFPKEFMEELKKYHVEFKARRMQVGNLWRSIHDDNDNMINLLLVREDGYPTHLNTMRNEWDKIIKRYELKHISFHQLRHSCASLMVKKGVNFKVIQERLGHANIGITLDLYSHLEEDQHKESTNVFEHLF, from the coding sequence ATGGCAAGCTATGAAGACCTAGGCTTTGGAAAGTTTAAAATCTATGTAGAACTAGGATATGATGAGCGAGGTAAACGAAACAGAAGAACAAAAACCATAACTGCAACTAGCCAACGAGATCTTAATAAAAAGATACGTGATTTTGAAATCAAATGTTTTAATGAGAAAGATGAACCGATTGATAAGATTACCTTTTCTAGTTTTGTAGAAAAGTGGATAAAAAATCATGTAGAGCCAAACCTGACTCTAACCAGTAAAGAAACATATGCATATTTATTAAATGAATGTGGTGTATTGGATCACTTTGGTAATATGAAATTGAAAGATATTAAGAAATTCCACATTGTGGAGTATCTAGCAAATGAACAAGCCAATCATAAACCGTCTATCCCTAATAAATACTTGTTGTTAAAAAGCATATTTGCCAGAGCTCTAGAATGGGACGTCATACACCTTAATCCTACTGCTGGCATTAAAGAACCGAAACGAGAAAAGAAAAAGGTTGATTACTACAATGAAGAGGAATTGAACCATTTATTTAAGGTATTAGATGACTGCTACCCTAAGCATCGCATTATGATTAAATTAGCTGCTATCGGAGGTTTGAGACGTGGAGAAATACTAGGAATACGAGAAGAATCACTTGATTTTGAAAACAATACGATTTATATTGACAAACAATTACGCTACGACAAAAAGAAAAAGAAATTTTACCTAGCTCCTGTAAAAAATAAAAAGCCGCGTACCGTTTATTTTCCAAAGGAATTTATGGAAGAGCTCAAAAAATATCATGTGGAGTTTAAAGCAAGGCGTATGCAAGTGGGTAATTTGTGGAGAAGTATTCATGACGATAATGATAACATGATCAATTTACTATTAGTTAGAGAAGATGGCTATCCTACACATCTAAACACCATGCGGAATGAATGGGATAAAATTATAAAACGATACGAGTTAAAACATATCTCATTTCATCAATTACGCCACTCTTGTGCGTCCTTAATGGTTAAGAAGGGAGTTAACTTTAAAGTGATTCAGGAAAGACTAGGACATGCCAATATCGGAATTACACTTGATCTATACTCGCACCTCGAAGAAGATCAGCACAAAGAAAGTACAAACGTGTTTGAACATTTATTTTGA
- a CDS encoding DnaD domain-containing protein yields the protein MAKFRQVHVSFWNDPKVMEEMTPEDKYFYLYLLTNPNTKQIGVYQITKKQMAFDLGYSVESINSLLDRFINNHQIIKYNDDTREICILNWAKYNLIKAGKPMLDLIRKELKEVKDVSLLADVCQHIENESIKNEFLRYVDDTSEYISTSSRQEKEEQQEEEKEGEIEQQQEEQESPVGSSQNSFKFYEQNFGMLTPFIAEDILKWIDDLSEELVIKALTIAQENQKPWKYAKSILKAWASKNVKSLNDVEALEAQFKRQQQNKYGKPTKADIIPDWYEKQKQERSQLSKIDISADEKERIEAETDQLLEEYLANTN from the coding sequence ATGGCTAAATTCAGACAAGTTCATGTTTCTTTTTGGAACGACCCAAAGGTAATGGAAGAAATGACTCCGGAAGACAAATACTTTTATTTATATTTATTAACTAATCCTAACACGAAACAAATAGGTGTATATCAGATTACCAAAAAACAAATGGCATTTGATCTTGGTTATTCCGTCGAATCTATCAATAGTTTGTTGGACAGATTCATCAATAATCATCAAATTATCAAATATAACGATGACACAAGAGAAATTTGCATTCTGAATTGGGCTAAGTACAACTTAATAAAAGCTGGTAAACCGATGCTTGATTTAATCAGAAAAGAGTTAAAAGAAGTTAAAGATGTTTCGTTGTTAGCGGATGTTTGCCAACATATTGAAAATGAATCTATCAAAAATGAATTTTTACGATACGTGGACGATACGTCGGAATATATTTCTACGTCAAGCCGACAAGAAAAAGAAGAACAACAAGAAGAAGAAAAAGAAGGAGAAATAGAACAACAACAAGAAGAACAAGAATCACCTGTCGGTAGTAGTCAAAATTCATTTAAATTCTACGAACAAAATTTTGGAATGTTAACGCCTTTTATTGCTGAGGACATATTAAAATGGATTGATGACCTTAGTGAAGAATTAGTTATTAAAGCATTAACTATTGCACAAGAAAATCAAAAACCGTGGAAATATGCCAAATCCATATTAAAAGCATGGGCTTCTAAAAATGTGAAATCTTTAAATGATGTAGAAGCATTGGAAGCACAATTCAAAAGACAACAACAAAACAAGTACGGAAAACCAACTAAAGCGGATATTATTCCAGATTGGTATGAAAAACAAAAACAGGAACGCTCGCAACTAAGCAAAATAGATATATCAGCAGATGAGAAAGAGCGAATTGAAGCAGAAACGGACCAACTCTTAGAAGAATATTTAGCAAATACTAACTAG
- a CDS encoding valine--tRNA ligase, translating into MPEQQHEVNLPPKYDPTAVEKGRYNKWVEGKYFEAERSKDKEPFTIVIPPPNVTGKLHIGHAWDTTLQDIITRIKRMQGYDVLYLPGMDHAGIATQAKVEGKLREEGISRYDLGREKFLEKAWDWKEEYAGFIREQWAKLGLGLDYSRERFTLDEGLSDAVNEVFVSLYKKGLIYRGEYIINWDPATKTALSDIEVIYKDVQGHFYHMKYPLADGSGYIEVATTRPETMLGDTAVAVHPDDERYQDLIGKKVKLPIVGREIDIVADDYVDMEFGSGAVKITPAHDPNDFEIGNRHNLERVLVMNEDGTMNENADKYQGMDRFECRKAIVKDLQDLGVLFKIEEHMHSVGHSERSGAVVEPYLSTQWFVNMQPLADAAIEIQKASDDEKVHFVPDRFEKTYLRWMENIRDWCISRQLWWGHRIPAWYHKESGEMYVGKEAPEDIENWEQDQDVLDTWFSSALWPFSTLNWPDTEDEEFKHFFPTNVLVTGYDIIFFWVSRMIFQSIEFNDERPFKDVLIHGLVRDAEGRKMSKSLGNGVDPMEVINKYGADSLRYFLATGSSPGQDLRFHWEKVESTWNFVNKIWNASRFALMNMDGLTYDEIDLSGKKSVADEWILTRLNETIDQVTRQVDKYDFGEAGRYLYNFIWDDFCDWYIEMAKLPLYGEDEQEKLTTRSILAYVLDSTMRMLHPFMPFVTEEIWQQLPHEGESIVGAAWPTVDNSLSNEEASNVMKQLVAIIRSVRNIRAEVDTPMSKEIPIIVQASDEEVKKQLEANRIYLDRFCNPSELTIDTKVGVPDKAMSAVVTGAEIFLPLEGLIDIDKELTRLHGEFDKLNKEVERVDKKLANEGFVSKAPANVVEAEKEKQKDYMEKREKVQARIQELQK; encoded by the coding sequence ATGCCAGAACAACAACACGAAGTAAATTTACCGCCAAAGTACGATCCAACCGCAGTAGAAAAAGGTCGTTATAATAAATGGGTAGAAGGAAAGTACTTTGAAGCTGAACGAAGCAAAGACAAAGAACCCTTTACCATCGTGATCCCGCCACCGAACGTAACCGGTAAACTACACATCGGGCACGCTTGGGATACGACTCTACAGGATATCATTACAAGAATTAAACGAATGCAAGGCTATGACGTTCTATACTTACCAGGGATGGATCATGCGGGTATCGCAACCCAAGCAAAAGTAGAAGGAAAATTACGTGAGGAAGGCATATCTCGGTATGATTTGGGAAGAGAGAAGTTTCTCGAAAAAGCATGGGACTGGAAAGAAGAATACGCTGGCTTTATCCGTGAACAATGGGCAAAATTGGGACTTGGTCTTGACTATTCTCGCGAACGTTTTACGTTAGACGAAGGATTATCAGATGCGGTAAATGAAGTATTTGTATCATTGTACAAGAAAGGACTTATCTATCGCGGAGAGTACATTATTAATTGGGACCCTGCTACTAAAACAGCCCTTTCAGATATCGAAGTAATTTATAAAGACGTTCAAGGTCACTTCTATCATATGAAGTATCCATTAGCGGATGGATCAGGATATATTGAAGTAGCTACAACAAGACCAGAAACAATGCTTGGTGATACAGCAGTAGCCGTTCACCCAGATGATGAAAGATATCAAGATTTGATCGGTAAAAAAGTAAAGCTTCCAATTGTCGGTCGTGAAATTGATATCGTGGCAGATGATTATGTTGATATGGAATTTGGTTCAGGTGCTGTCAAAATAACACCTGCCCACGATCCAAATGACTTTGAAATTGGTAACCGCCATAACCTCGAACGTGTACTTGTTATGAACGAAGACGGTACAATGAATGAAAATGCAGACAAATATCAAGGGATGGACCGCTTTGAATGCCGAAAAGCAATTGTGAAAGACCTTCAAGACCTAGGTGTCCTTTTCAAAATTGAAGAACATATGCATTCAGTAGGTCACTCTGAACGAAGCGGTGCTGTTGTTGAGCCATATTTATCAACACAATGGTTCGTAAACATGCAGCCATTAGCGGATGCTGCAATTGAAATTCAAAAAGCTTCTGATGATGAGAAAGTACATTTTGTACCGGACCGTTTCGAAAAAACCTATCTCAGGTGGATGGAAAATATCCGTGATTGGTGTATTTCCCGTCAATTATGGTGGGGACACCGTATACCTGCCTGGTACCATAAAGAATCAGGTGAAATGTATGTAGGTAAAGAAGCACCTGAAGATATTGAAAACTGGGAACAAGATCAAGATGTATTGGACACTTGGTTTTCATCAGCTTTGTGGCCGTTCTCTACACTTAACTGGCCAGATACAGAGGATGAGGAGTTTAAGCATTTCTTCCCGACTAATGTATTGGTAACAGGCTATGATATTATCTTTTTCTGGGTATCACGCATGATTTTCCAATCGATTGAATTTAATGATGAGCGTCCATTTAAAGATGTATTGATTCATGGATTAGTACGTGATGCAGAAGGACGTAAAATGAGTAAATCACTTGGCAATGGTGTGGATCCAATGGAAGTGATCAATAAGTACGGTGCAGACTCCTTACGTTATTTCTTGGCAACTGGATCAAGTCCTGGTCAAGATTTACGCTTCCATTGGGAAAAAGTAGAATCGACATGGAATTTTGTTAATAAAATATGGAACGCATCTCGTTTTGCCTTAATGAACATGGATGGTTTAACATACGATGAAATCGACTTATCCGGTAAAAAGTCTGTAGCAGATGAATGGATTCTAACAAGACTGAACGAAACGATTGATCAAGTAACACGTCAAGTTGATAAGTACGATTTTGGAGAAGCAGGACGTTACCTGTATAACTTTATCTGGGATGACTTCTGCGACTGGTATATTGAAATGGCTAAATTACCGCTTTACGGAGAAGATGAGCAAGAAAAATTAACAACACGTTCGATCTTGGCCTATGTGTTAGACAGTACAATGCGCATGCTTCATCCGTTTATGCCATTTGTGACAGAAGAAATTTGGCAGCAGTTGCCACACGAAGGTGAATCAATCGTAGGTGCAGCATGGCCAACTGTAGATAACAGTTTATCTAACGAAGAAGCATCAAATGTGATGAAACAACTAGTAGCAATTATTCGTTCTGTACGTAATATTCGTGCAGAAGTGGATACACCAATGTCGAAAGAAATTCCTATCATCGTTCAAGCTAGCGATGAAGAGGTGAAGAAACAATTAGAAGCGAATCGAATTTATCTAGATCGTTTCTGTAACCCAAGTGAACTGACGATTGATACAAAAGTTGGTGTGCCAGACAAAGCAATGTCTGCTGTTGTTACCGGTGCAGAAATCTTCTTGCCTTTAGAAGGATTAATCGATATCGATAAAGAGTTAACACGTCTACACGGGGAATTTGACAAATTAAATAAAGAAGTAGAGCGTGTCGATAAAAAATTGGCGAATGAAGGATTTGTTAGTAAAGCTCCTGCAAATGTAGTAGAAGCGGAAAAAGAAAAACAAAAGGATTACATGGAAAAGAGAGAAAAAGTACAAGCGAGAATTCAAGAATTACAGAAATAA
- a CDS encoding HNH endonuclease, with the protein MVTKLGEFLPYTKEQQLGKRKAKKNRDFNPKVKREIFERDQWRCVRCGSHYLEKVPHHICFKSQGGTGEKRNGATVCIKCHREAHRKADVRRWFEKWRDKYLDHNGDLI; encoded by the coding sequence ATGGTAACAAAACTGGGAGAATTTTTACCATACACAAAAGAGCAGCAACTAGGAAAAAGAAAAGCAAAGAAAAATCGTGATTTTAATCCAAAGGTAAAACGTGAAATATTCGAACGTGATCAATGGCGGTGTGTTAGATGTGGATCTCATTATTTAGAGAAAGTCCCACATCATATCTGTTTTAAATCGCAGGGTGGCACTGGAGAGAAAAGAAATGGTGCAACTGTGTGTATAAAGTGTCATAGAGAAGCACATCGAAAAGCGGATGTTAGACGTTGGTTTGAAAAATGGAGAGATAAATACTTAGATCATAACGGTGATTTGATCTAG
- a CDS encoding helix-turn-helix domain-containing protein, with amino-acid sequence MNVKITPKGLRVSNGLNQEEVAEHLGISLTQYRRKENGKVRFYADEIYKLSKLYDVPIAIFFTDEVSYKDTNGVNII; translated from the coding sequence ATGAACGTTAAAATAACTCCAAAAGGGCTAAGAGTTTCAAACGGTTTAAATCAAGAAGAAGTAGCTGAACACTTAGGAATTTCACTAACTCAATACAGAAGAAAAGAAAACGGAAAGGTTCGTTTTTATGCTGATGAAATCTATAAGTTATCAAAGTTGTATGATGTCCCTATAGCTATTTTTTTTACTGATGAAGTGTCCTATAAGGACACAAATGGTGTAAATATCATTTGA
- a CDS encoding ABC transporter permease — MNEMLEITIWQLVTAYIFIVILLAIVRWRKIPREKEIIIATLRMTIQLVLVGYVLMFIFENEKMIYSVIVIIIMEIFAVYNIYKRTKQTLSRDLKKIIAFSMVSGTLFAFLYFDFIVVQFSPWYDPRYFIPIAGMLIGNSMTGITLGVSALLEGFTSRKKEVEAALMLGAPPSKASQGIVNHAFDSAILPTINSMVGMGIVFLPGMMTGVILSGAGPMDAIKYQIAIMLGITGSVSLSVILFLYFGYKTFFNKHAQLNL, encoded by the coding sequence GTGAATGAAATGCTTGAGATTACTATCTGGCAACTAGTTACCGCTTATATTTTTATTGTAATTTTATTAGCGATCGTCCGCTGGCGTAAAATTCCGCGGGAGAAAGAGATTATTATTGCCACACTAAGAATGACGATACAACTCGTATTAGTCGGTTATGTTCTTATGTTTATTTTTGAAAATGAAAAAATGATTTACTCGGTTATTGTCATTATTATCATGGAAATTTTTGCTGTTTATAATATTTACAAACGTACGAAACAAACATTAAGCAGAGATTTAAAGAAAATTATTGCTTTTTCGATGGTTTCTGGTACATTATTTGCCTTTCTCTATTTTGATTTTATTGTTGTTCAATTTTCACCTTGGTATGATCCTCGCTATTTCATACCAATCGCAGGAATGTTAATTGGAAACTCTATGACTGGTATTACACTGGGAGTTAGTGCATTACTAGAAGGCTTTACCTCACGCAAGAAAGAAGTGGAAGCTGCACTGATGCTAGGAGCGCCACCAAGTAAAGCATCACAGGGTATTGTTAATCATGCGTTTGATTCAGCTATTTTACCAACGATCAACAGTATGGTTGGGATGGGGATTGTTTTTTTACCAGGGATGATGACCGGTGTTATTTTATCGGGGGCAGGTCCGATGGATGCGATCAAATATCAAATCGCCATTATGCTCGGGATCACTGGCAGTGTTTCATTATCTGTGATTTTATTCTTATATTTTGGATATAAAACATTTTTTAATAAACATGCACAATTGAATTTATGA
- a CDS encoding Rha family transcriptional regulator, with translation MKQLVFVQNDQAVTDSLTVAEVFGKRHDLVMRDIRNLECSESFNLLNFAEIDYLDDRNRSYKKFLIKRDGLAFLVFGYTGKKAAEYKEKYIQAFNTMEEQLKKPKQLSEKDKLIASMKLSIESAEKLEEIEEDVANLKTRFDNELTLHHGQATSLQHAVKQRVEKLWKSGQKGVLETKQQMYANLHSQLKRAFHAPTYREIKRIEFNEALNWVNAWRPL, from the coding sequence ATGAAACAATTGGTTTTCGTTCAGAATGATCAAGCGGTAACGGATAGTTTAACAGTAGCTGAAGTATTCGGTAAAAGACATGATCTTGTAATGAGAGATATTCGAAATTTGGAATGTAGTGAATCATTTAATCTCCTCAATTTTGCGGAGATTGATTATCTAGATGATCGCAACAGATCTTATAAAAAATTTCTCATAAAAAGAGATGGACTTGCGTTTTTAGTCTTTGGATATACAGGAAAAAAAGCAGCGGAATATAAAGAGAAGTACATTCAAGCATTTAATACTATGGAAGAGCAACTCAAGAAGCCTAAACAATTAAGTGAAAAAGATAAATTGATAGCATCTATGAAACTGTCCATTGAGTCAGCTGAAAAACTTGAAGAGATCGAAGAAGATGTTGCCAATTTAAAAACTCGTTTTGATAATGAACTAACACTTCACCATGGACAAGCTACTTCTTTACAACATGCTGTAAAACAACGTGTGGAAAAGCTTTGGAAGAGTGGTCAAAAGGGAGTACTGGAGACTAAGCAGCAAATGTATGCTAATTTACACAGTCAATTAAAAAGAGCGTTCCATGCACCTACTTATCGTGAAATAAAGCGGATAGAATTCAATGAAGCTTTAAATTGGGTAAATGCATGGAGACCATTGTAA
- a CDS encoding replication terminator protein, producing MSQNQIKLSEFQDGSLDERFNIEYRKVMDNLLNPNTDFKKARKVTITFTFNAKENRESADVSAQVSSKLVPYKEVDSTILLGRDDDGTAIGKELKSGAKGQTFFDPADENVKEDDGKVIDYRKQKQGGTK from the coding sequence ATGTCTCAGAATCAAATTAAATTAAGTGAATTTCAAGATGGAAGTTTAGATGAAAGATTCAACATTGAGTATCGAAAAGTAATGGATAATCTATTGAATCCCAACACTGACTTTAAAAAGGCACGTAAAGTTACAATCACTTTTACCTTCAACGCTAAAGAAAATCGTGAATCAGCGGATGTCTCAGCGCAAGTTTCATCTAAATTAGTTCCATATAAAGAAGTGGACTCCACTATTTTACTTGGAAGAGATGATGATGGTACCGCAATAGGAAAGGAATTGAAATCCGGAGCAAAAGGTCAAACTTTCTTTGATCCAGCTGATGAAAATGTTAAAGAAGACGATGGAAAAGTCATTGACTATCGCAAACAAAAACAAGGAGGAACTAAATAA
- a CDS encoding helix-turn-helix transcriptional regulator produces MRHVRGAKALSNYLESVGAPISESTIFSLLRQGKIPHQRPSPRILIFNLDAIDEWLGIK; encoded by the coding sequence ATGAGACACGTAAGAGGAGCCAAAGCATTATCTAATTATTTAGAATCGGTTGGGGCTCCTATCAGCGAATCAACCATTTTCTCGTTACTTAGACAAGGAAAAATACCGCACCAAAGACCATCACCAAGAATATTGATTTTTAACCTAGATGCCATAGACGAATGGTTAGGCATTAAATAA